The sequence CCGAGACCCTGCGCTCCCTGGAGGCAGACGGCCTGATCAGCCGACGGGAGTACGACGAGAACCCGCCCCGCGTCGAGTACGAGCTCACCTCGCTGGGCCGCTCCCTGCTCGTCCCGTTGCGCGCGGTGCGGCTCTGGGCCGAACAGCACGTCCCCGAAATCGAGTCGGCCCGGACGCGCCCGCCGACGCGCTGACCTGGGCAGGAGCCGCCCCGCGAACCCGCCGGGGCGGCACCCCCGTTTCGCCCAAAGGCCCTTGCTGAGCGACGAGTTCGGCGATGACCAGGACGACCGTGTGGTGTGCCCCGGCACCGTGCGGGCGACCCCTTCACGGTGAGCTGCCTTCGAACGACCTTCAAGGAGCGATCGACCCACTCGGCCCGCTGCCCGGAGAGGAACAGGACGGTCGCACCGCCTGCGCCACGAACCCCGGCTCAGCGCCCTTCTCGACCGGCTCCAGAATCGCCACGCACTCGAAACGTTGCGTCATCGGAAACATGTGACGAGCCTTGTCACGAACAAAGATGCGGGTCAGAAGGTCCTTTGGGCGTCCTCACCCGGCCGAGAGCGTCAAACGAGCGTCGCGGCGACGACCAGAATCACGCCCCAATGCCCAACCGCACTACCGCCCGGCCACGTCCGGGCGGTTCGAGGATTCCTTGGCCGACGAGTCTTCCCAGGCGGGAGCGGGTGACGTTGATGGAGGGCTCGTCGGTGGACAGGCCGAGGTGCTCGTGCGGATCGCGGACGCGGAACACCTTCCAGGGGTTCTCGTTGAACGTGGTCACGGATGCGCTGTAGACGGTGGCGGTGGCGGTCTCCGCGGGGGCCGTTGCATGGTCGGGAGGGGCGAGGCCGTCGATGACCTTGCGGGCGGCGAGCTCGGCCAGGCTGTCGGGTCGGCGGTCGTAGTCGCGCGCGAGGCACCGGTGCAGCTTGAGGGTGCCGTTGGCCTGCTCGACACCGCTTCGGCTGCGGGACGAAGCCCCCGTCCTGGCCGTCGGGGTTGCGTCGCTCCCCCCGACAGGTTGCTGCCCCCGAACCGGACTGTCTCGGTCGGGGGCAGCAGCAGTGCTGGTCGGAGGATGCTCAGGCGCCCTTCCGGCACGTTCTTGGCTAGGACGCGGAACGCGTCGCGGTGACCGCGACAGCGGTGTACTTCATGTCGAAGCTGCCGCCCATGACGTCGATCACGGCGCCGACCTCCGTCAGCACCCTCTCCAGCTTGTCGGGCTGGAACTGGCCGTGATCCCCCTGGGTGGGCAGCTGGTCGAGCCACTCGTCCTTGCTGTAGACGTACTCCCACTCGAA comes from Streptomyces sp. Tu6071 and encodes:
- a CDS encoding winged helix-turn-helix transcriptional regulator, with amino-acid sequence MGKAYNVMAATCPSRTVLHRIGARWTVFVVNALEDGPRRFSELKAHIRGITSKALTETLRSLEADGLISRREYDENPPRVEYELTSLGRSLLVPLRAVRLWAEQHVPEIESARTRPPTR